The following proteins are encoded in a genomic region of Lachnospiraceae bacterium KM106-2:
- a CDS encoding methyl-accepting chemotaxis protein, whose translation MKKKLKRKILILISLIIIASSCFMSYTLVWTAKDKNIESFKSTTSDAYKLVNELYEQRYPGDWSITNGKLFKGVQCVTSNNDYVDTLFESTGYQVTLTVGDVRSATSFKDSKTKSHLTGTKIDSKISKIVLGGNTYTGTVENGGVSYMATYHPIVDRNQKVIGIFYVGADESQLDQSIKILVERAIIITIFCCLFAILLASIGARKLVGPIVIINEQLKQMANKKYTVLPKLKKIHYKDELGMITQSTITLCESFGAIMKKFEEESNQINTAMDKAYRSLEELSSDVDNVAATTEEISAGMEESAAGSEQVLSSVNQIESNTQSLSDHMSEGHERANAIYQRAGSIKQNAVGEQDIAKETIADAKVKVEKAIQESKGIQEIKVLAETITGIAEQTKLLSLNASIEAARAGEAGRGFTVVADQIKALSDQSAEAVSEIHTVVDNTMVSVNNLITSSQDIITFVNENVLSAYELLVKAGDTYEGDSSFMTEFVQNIDSAIGAITTELKDMSTAMEGITNAVNESAAGGSSIAEHNSDISTKVSDVLEISRRTKESTKHLEKYINQFEY comes from the coding sequence ATGAAGAAGAAGCTAAAAAGAAAAATATTGATTTTGATTTCTCTCATTATCATAGCATCCAGCTGCTTTATGTCATATACACTGGTATGGACTGCCAAAGATAAGAATATAGAATCATTCAAATCAACAACCAGCGATGCTTACAAACTGGTAAATGAGTTATACGAGCAACGATATCCTGGAGATTGGAGCATCACCAACGGTAAGTTGTTCAAAGGTGTTCAATGCGTCACTTCTAATAACGACTATGTCGACACTCTCTTTGAATCAACTGGCTATCAGGTAACTCTAACAGTAGGTGATGTTAGAAGTGCTACTAGTTTTAAAGACTCCAAAACAAAAAGTCATCTTACTGGTACTAAGATCGATTCCAAAATCTCTAAGATTGTATTAGGTGGCAACACTTACACTGGAACCGTTGAAAATGGCGGTGTATCTTATATGGCTACCTACCATCCGATTGTAGATCGTAACCAAAAAGTGATCGGTATCTTCTATGTAGGTGCTGACGAATCACAGCTTGATCAATCCATTAAAATTCTTGTGGAACGAGCGATTATCATCACAATATTCTGCTGTCTGTTCGCCATTCTCTTAGCAAGTATCGGAGCTCGAAAACTAGTTGGTCCGATCGTCATCATCAACGAGCAGTTAAAACAAATGGCAAACAAAAAATATACCGTACTTCCTAAATTAAAAAAGATCCATTATAAAGATGAATTAGGTATGATCACGCAATCAACGATAACCCTTTGTGAATCCTTTGGTGCAATCATGAAGAAATTTGAAGAAGAATCCAATCAGATCAATACGGCGATGGATAAAGCTTACCGCTCCCTTGAAGAGTTAAGTTCCGATGTAGATAATGTCGCTGCAACGACCGAAGAGATCTCAGCTGGTATGGAGGAATCTGCTGCCGGTAGTGAACAAGTCCTTTCTTCTGTTAACCAGATCGAATCCAATACACAGTCCTTATCGGATCACATGAGCGAAGGACATGAACGAGCAAATGCCATTTATCAACGTGCTGGAAGCATCAAACAAAATGCCGTTGGGGAACAAGACATTGCCAAAGAAACAATCGCTGATGCCAAAGTCAAAGTAGAAAAAGCAATTCAAGAATCAAAAGGAATCCAAGAAATTAAAGTATTAGCTGAAACGATCACGGGTATCGCAGAGCAAACTAAACTATTATCCTTAAATGCATCGATTGAAGCTGCAAGAGCTGGTGAAGCCGGACGTGGATTTACTGTTGTTGCCGATCAGATCAAAGCCTTATCAGATCAATCAGCAGAAGCCGTTAGTGAAATCCATACCGTCGTTGATAATACCATGGTATCTGTTAATAATCTGATCACTTCCAGTCAAGATATCATCACTTTCGTAAACGAAAATGTATTATCCGCTTATGAGTTACTTGTTAAGGCCGGAGATACCTACGAAGGAGATTCCTCTTTTATGACAGAATTTGTTCAGAATATCGATTCCGCTATTGGTGCGATCACTACAGAATTAAAAGATATGTCTACCGCTATGGAAGGCATCACAAATGCAGTAAATGAAAGTGCTGCCGGAGGAAGTTCCATTGCAGAACATAACTCTGATATTTCTACCAAAGTATCCGATGTACTTGAGATTTCCAGAAGAACAAAAGAAAGCACAAAACACTTAGAAAAATATATCAATCAGTTTGAATATTAA
- a CDS encoding fumarate reductase flavoprotein subunit, with protein sequence MKQNFIQKTKKQALALGLVALLATTSLTGCSSKDSTKDAAKGNAAISYKAGTYTAKATGMHDLTVTVTVTKDKITDVKIDHQETAGIGAPVAESFPNEIIETQGLGLDVVTGATLTSNAILNGTADALKQAGLSDSDIETLKAKKKDVVKEEDKELTADVVVIGAGGAGMAAAVTANQQGKKVVVIETTTKMGGNTILSGGALNAVDDGSKTAKDNKDSVAKHYEQTYEGGDKEGDTKLVHTLTDNAWSGVEWLKSLGMKFYDQPFTVTGGLWPRAHKPEEPEGTGFFKTYQEYMDKNDGITMLYETTAKSLIKDGDVVTGVECTGKTGNKITVKSNGGVVLATGGFGQNVEMRQEANEINKKWPTLDDSIKSTNTSTIKGDGIKMAEEVGADLTQMGNIQLLPLGDPETGSLSGNIEHAVESRIFVNLDGKRFVNEAGRRDDMTLGLFEQKDKTMYIVMDSDTYPNGDELNNFGEKMSDLVAAGRAIKADTLEDLAKQMGVSADNLKASVKEYNRYCKGGDKEGKTDEFGRSLFTDTDGVNNGINTAPYYAAVRVPTVHHTMGGVKINTNTEVLDANNKVIKGLYAAGEVTGGIHGTNRLGGNALTDTVVFGRIAGEKAASFTK encoded by the coding sequence ATGAAACAAAACTTTATACAAAAAACGAAAAAACAAGCATTAGCGCTTGGACTTGTTGCATTACTTGCAACAACATCTCTTACAGGCTGTTCTTCAAAAGACAGCACAAAAGATGCCGCTAAGGGGAATGCGGCTATCTCTTACAAAGCAGGTACATACACTGCTAAAGCAACTGGTATGCACGATCTTACTGTTACGGTTACTGTAACAAAAGATAAGATCACTGATGTTAAGATCGATCATCAGGAAACAGCGGGTATCGGTGCACCTGTTGCAGAATCTTTCCCTAACGAAATTATCGAAACACAAGGTCTTGGTCTTGATGTTGTAACTGGCGCTACACTTACAAGTAATGCAATCCTTAACGGTACTGCAGATGCCTTAAAACAAGCTGGTTTAAGTGATTCTGATATTGAAACTTTAAAAGCAAAGAAAAAAGATGTAGTTAAAGAAGAAGATAAAGAACTTACTGCTGACGTTGTCGTTATCGGTGCGGGTGGTGCTGGTATGGCTGCTGCTGTAACTGCAAATCAACAAGGTAAAAAAGTTGTTGTTATTGAAACTACAACTAAAATGGGTGGTAACACAATCCTTTCTGGTGGTGCCTTAAATGCCGTTGATGATGGAAGTAAAACAGCAAAAGACAACAAAGACAGCGTTGCAAAACATTATGAACAGACTTATGAAGGTGGAGACAAAGAAGGCGATACCAAACTTGTTCATACCTTAACTGATAATGCATGGTCAGGTGTGGAATGGCTTAAGAGTCTTGGAATGAAATTCTATGATCAACCATTTACAGTAACTGGTGGTTTATGGCCACGTGCTCATAAGCCAGAAGAACCAGAAGGTACTGGATTCTTTAAAACATACCAAGAGTACATGGATAAAAATGATGGCATTACAATGTTATATGAAACAACTGCAAAATCTTTAATTAAAGATGGCGATGTTGTAACTGGCGTAGAATGTACTGGTAAAACTGGTAACAAGATCACAGTAAAATCTAACGGTGGTGTTGTTCTTGCAACTGGTGGTTTTGGACAAAACGTTGAAATGCGTCAAGAAGCAAATGAAATCAACAAAAAATGGCCTACACTTGATGATTCAATTAAGAGTACAAACACTTCTACGATCAAAGGCGATGGTATCAAAATGGCAGAAGAAGTTGGTGCTGATTTAACTCAAATGGGTAACATTCAGTTATTACCTCTTGGAGACCCTGAAACAGGAAGTCTTTCTGGTAACATCGAACATGCCGTAGAAAGCCGTATCTTCGTTAACTTAGACGGTAAACGTTTCGTAAACGAAGCTGGACGTCGTGATGATATGACACTTGGATTATTTGAACAAAAAGACAAAACAATGTATATCGTAATGGATAGCGATACTTATCCAAACGGTGATGAATTGAACAACTTCGGTGAAAAAATGAGCGACTTAGTTGCAGCCGGACGTGCGATCAAAGCTGATACGTTAGAAGATCTTGCAAAACAAATGGGCGTTTCTGCTGATAACTTAAAAGCTTCTGTTAAAGAATACAACCGTTACTGTAAAGGTGGCGACAAAGAAGGTAAAACAGACGAATTTGGTCGTTCCTTATTTACAGATACTGATGGTGTAAACAACGGTATCAATACTGCTCCTTACTATGCAGCAGTACGTGTTCCAACTGTTCACCATACTATGGGTGGTGTTAAGATCAACACTAATACAGAAGTTTTAGATGCTAACAATAAAGTAATTAAAGGTTTATATGCTGCTGGTGAAGTAACTGGAGGAATCCACGGAACTAACCGTCTTGGTGGTAATGCATTAACAGATACTGTAGTATTTGGTCGTATTGCTGGCGAAAAAGCTGCTTCCTTTACAAAATAA
- a CDS encoding probable M18-family aminopeptidase 1, whose product MERKSAWEMNYDENAVKDLCERYKNYISDCKTERECVTEAVRIAKEHGYKDLDEVIKAGTKLKAGDKVYATNMKKNIVLFCIGKKKLEEGMNILGAHIDSPRLDIKQNPLYEDTDLALLDTHYYGGIKKYQWVALPLALHGVVALKDGSVVEVVIGEKDDDPVIGVSDLLIHLAADQMDKKGSKVVEGEDLNILIGSIPLKGEDKDKVKANIVKILKDTYGFEEEDFLSAELEAVPAGRARDYGIDRSMIMGYGHDDRVCAYTSLEAMLEVENPERTSVCLLVDKEEIGSVGATGMHSRFFENTVAEILDCMGEYSDLKVRRAMQNSKMLSSDVSAAFDPNYAGVNEKKNTAYFGKGIVFNKFTGSRGKGGSNDANAEYVAEIRNIMDKHEVAFQTAELGKVDQGGGGTIAYIMANYNMQVIDSGVAVQNMHAPWEVVSKIDVYAAKKCYHAFLIEA is encoded by the coding sequence ATGGAAAGAAAGTCAGCATGGGAAATGAATTATGATGAAAATGCAGTAAAAGACTTATGCGAGAGATATAAAAACTATATATCAGACTGTAAGACAGAACGAGAATGCGTAACAGAAGCAGTTCGTATCGCAAAAGAGCATGGTTACAAAGATTTAGACGAAGTAATCAAGGCTGGAACAAAATTAAAAGCCGGAGATAAAGTTTATGCAACTAATATGAAGAAAAATATCGTATTATTCTGCATCGGTAAAAAGAAATTAGAAGAAGGAATGAATATTCTTGGAGCTCATATCGATTCTCCACGATTAGATATTAAGCAGAACCCATTATATGAGGATACTGATCTTGCATTATTAGATACTCATTACTATGGTGGAATCAAGAAATATCAATGGGTTGCACTTCCACTTGCCCTACATGGTGTTGTTGCATTAAAAGATGGCAGCGTAGTAGAAGTTGTCATTGGTGAAAAAGATGATGATCCTGTTATCGGTGTATCTGATCTGTTGATCCATCTTGCTGCAGACCAAATGGACAAAAAAGGTTCTAAGGTTGTAGAAGGGGAAGACTTAAATATCTTGATCGGAAGTATTCCTTTAAAGGGAGAGGACAAAGATAAAGTAAAAGCTAATATCGTTAAGATCTTAAAAGATACTTACGGTTTTGAGGAAGAGGATTTCTTATCAGCTGAATTAGAAGCAGTTCCAGCTGGACGTGCAAGAGATTATGGAATTGATCGAAGCATGATCATGGGATACGGTCATGATGACCGAGTATGTGCTTACACATCATTAGAAGCAATGCTTGAAGTTGAGAATCCAGAACGTACTAGTGTATGCCTTCTTGTTGATAAAGAAGAGATCGGAAGTGTTGGTGCTACTGGTATGCATTCAAGATTTTTTGAAAATACAGTTGCTGAAATTTTGGATTGTATGGGAGAATACTCTGATCTTAAAGTTAGAAGAGCAATGCAAAATTCTAAGATGTTATCAAGTGATGTAAGTGCTGCATTTGATCCAAATTACGCAGGAGTAAATGAGAAGAAGAATACAGCTTACTTTGGAAAAGGTATTGTATTCAATAAGTTCACTGGTTCCAGAGGTAAAGGTGGAAGCAATGATGCAAATGCAGAATATGTTGCTGAGATCAGAAATATCATGGATAAGCATGAAGTTGCATTCCAGACAGCAGAGCTTGGTAAAGTAGATCAAGGTGGCGGTGGTACGATCGCATACATCATGGCAAACTACAATATGCAAGTAATTGATTCTGGTGTTGCAGTTCAAAACATGCATGCTCCATGGGAGGTTGTAAGTAAGATTGATGTTTACGCAGCTAAGAAATGCTATCATGCATTCTTAATTGAAGCATAG